Proteins encoded within one genomic window of Equus caballus isolate H_3958 breed thoroughbred chromosome 20, TB-T2T, whole genome shotgun sequence:
- the MDC1 gene encoding mediator of DNA damage checkpoint protein 1 isoform X5, which yields MMMEDTQAINWEVEEEEETERPSESLGCSLAPVGRLRIFSSAHGPEKDFPLYLGKNVVGRMPDCSVALPFPSISKQHAVIEILAWGKAPILRDSGSLNGTQILRPPKVLSPGVSHRLRDQELILFADLLCQYHRLDAPLPFVSRGPLTVEETPKVQGGTHPRGLLLAEDSEEEVDPLSERHVVKEPRTTSSSLATVVPESDEEGPSPAPGGPGPPFAFNLDSDTDEEESQQPATGEAFSAAMTDATVETEPPKAITTEIQLEKDQCSVEERDNATKVKRDARNEVVPVGVILERTQPAEEDSDTDVDDESRPPGRPAEVHLESAQPSGFMDSDTDVEEEGIPTTPAVVPMKKRQVFHGDDAKSPGAPGLANLQESPAGSDTDVEEGEALLTVPLERSQASMVIDSNTDDEEEVSAALTLARLKESRTLTWHRDTDVEEDKAQPVVLLEQSQTSARRDSDTDVEEEGPPVEKRGTVPKDCTDKAHSEKSQPPLGDSDIEMEEDKSSPAVHLERSEASATVDVNTQVKEEVLPGPAVTPLEKHQVPVAWTNQTDVEADRGPAKLPMVCLEEAQPPPVGDCEITSLNASAVTDVRKSQFPTGGDAGTEWAVAVLEQERAPEAGAQGGSPVALVEQGLLPVSRENLTDLVVDTGTPGEPTQPRREGAQTPKEGKREPRMDGTKDSADARDDSEDLDLQATQCFVEKEGQSLEAVQSTEDEPTQAFLLSPPQEPGPSRCSFQAEEKNAILSQTYGATSLASFLKRLPRELLYEGALDELWEVLATQPYCPRESEASETQPIAAHLEAHGSCPSPPRATPGEQHPESPVHAEPLGIQGRGMQTVEKDMGTPGETADRVNPERGPLERATKKPPPEGERKDVMGEEELTWGLRDSQQKQVLARDTQRQESDKKVTSASPESGMESLKVEIETAREIQEKEREKQTLAREIFEREAEKLVPGRVCEVGGLEVKVSKVIQERGPEAGEPERGTQDQEGQASSPTPEPRVGAGGLQALASAVVASGSQSGGGRGVPVSPRRQERDHLNCKMPPAEKASRGDQESPEACLPPAVTEASAPLQNPLMSQSQKHPTPQPLPSLELPIPRARQNGSQGAPEIPPSELEPLHPKPKVRPRGSSRMLPSPVSSIAPESHPTTPTDQPVSPEPTSRATRSRTYRSSEMTPAPVVPTAPELQSSTSKDQPVTAKLTSRATRGRTHRSSVKSPEPVVPTAPELQPSTSKDQPVTPEPTSRGRTHRSSVKAPEQVVPTAPELQPSTSKDQSVIPTPTSRATRGRTHRSSVKTPEPVVPTAPEFQPPTPTDQPVTLELISRATRGRTHRASVKTPEPVVPTAPELQPPTSKDQSGILTPTSRATRGRTHRFSVKSPEPIVPIAPELQPSTPTDQSVASEPTSGTTQGRTHRSSVKTPELVVPTGPEFQPSTSINQLVTPKPTSQPRTHRSSVKTPEPIVPTTSELQPSTPTDQPVTPKPTSRATRGRKHRSVNTSEPIVPTAPELQPSTPTDKPVTRKPTSRATRGRTHRSSVKTPEPIVPTAPELQPSTPTDKPVTCKPTSRATRGRKHRSSVKTPKPIVPTASQLQPSTPTDQSVTPESTTQDIRGRKHRSSVKTPQPMEPTAPGHEPPSHTDQPVTPEAIAPASQSRTLRTSIISAVPVPTTPEFRSPVPTDQPIPPETIPQANCSRRPRATRKQGSPTAPIVHEPCSAPPEPNSRNQRRRAVRAAESLTTIPEPAFAQLPEAPTHAPHIEKVEAAGTSGFTPEPQRKASQSHKRPLATLDLPPLQKRLQRGKVSQKTAFLQEEEDDPTERPGKKEVVVMPGPGKRKRDQAEEEGILSRSLRRTKPNQESTAPKVLFTGVVDVRGERAVLALGGSLASSVAEASHLVTDRIRRTVKFLCALGRGIPILSLDWLHQSRKAGCFLPPDEYVVTDPEQEENFGFSLRDALSRARERRLLEGYEIHVTPGVQPPPLQMGEIISCCGGTVLPSMPRSYKPQRVVITCSQDFPRCAIPSRVGLPILSPEFLLTGVLKQEAKPEAFVLSALEMSST from the exons ATGATGGAGGACACCCAGGCTATTAACTGGGAGgttgaagaagaggaggagacagagagacccaGTGAATCCTTGGGGTGTAGCTTGGCGCCCGTAGGGCGACTGCGTATCTTCAGTAGTGCCCATGGACCAGAAAAAG ATTTCCCACTCTACCTCGGGAAGAATGTGGTAGGCCGAATGCCTGATTGCTCTGTGGCCCTGCCCTTTCCATCCATCTCCAAACAACATGCAGTGATTGAAATCCTGGCCTGGGGCAAGGCACCTATCCTCCGGGATTCTGGGAGCCTCAATGGGACTCAAATCCTGAGGCCTCCTAAGGTCCTGAGCCCTGGGGTGAGTCATCGTCTGAGAGACCAGGAGTTAATTCTCTTTGCTGACTTGCTCTGCCAGTACCATCGCCTGGATGCCCCCCTGCCCTTTGTCTCTCGGGGCCCTCTAACTGTAGAGGAGACACCCAAGGTACAGGGAGGAACTCATCCCCGGGGGCTCCTGTTGGCTGAGGACTCAGAGGAGGAAGTAG ATCCTCTTTCTGAAAGGCATGTGGTGAAAGAACCAAGGACCACATCTTCTTCTTTGGCAACAGTAGTTCCAGAGAG TGATGAAGAGGGGCCTTCCCCTGCCCCAGGTGGCCCTGGGCCACCTTTTGCCTTCAACTTGGACAGTGACACAGATGAGGAAGAAAGTCAGCAACCAGCAACAGGGGAGGCCTTCTCAGCTGCCATGACAGATGCCACTGTAGAGACAGAACCGCCTAAAGCCATCACAACTGAAATCCAGCTTGAAAAGGATCAGTGTTCAGTGGAGGAAAGGGACAATGCCACAAAAGTCAAGAGGGATGCAAGGAATGAAGTGGTTCCAGTTGGAGTGATTCTGGAGAGGACCCAACCTGCTGAGGAGGACAGTGACACAGATGTGGATGATGAGAGCAGGCCTCCAGGAAGGCCAGCCGAAGTCCATTTGGAAAGTGCCCAGCCTTCTGGCTTCATGGACAGTGATACTGATGTGGAAGAAGAGGGGATCCCCACGACCCCAGCTGTAGTTCCTATGAAGAAGAGGCAAGTCTTCCATGGAGATGATGCAAAGAGTCCTGGGGCACCTGGCTTGGCGAATCTGCAGGAGAGCCCAGCTGGTAGTGATACAGATGTGGAGGAGGGCGAGGCCCTACTAACGGTCCCTCTGGAGAGAAGCCAAGCCTCCATGGTGATCGATAGCAATACAGATGATGAGGAAGAAGTCTCAGCAGCACTCACTTTGGCACGTCTGAAAGAGAGCCGAACCCTTACCTGGCACAGAGATACAGATGTGGAAGAGGACAAGGCCCAACCTGTGGTCCTTCTGGAGCAAAGCCAAACCTCCGCCAGGAGAGACAGTGACAcagatgtggaggaggaggggccccCAGTGGAAAAGAGAGGCACTGTCCCCAAGGATTGCACAGACAAAGCACATTCAGAAAAGAGCCAGCCTCCTCTTGGGGACAGTGATATAGAGATGGAGGAAGATAAGAGCTCACCTGCAGTCCACCTGGAGAGAAGTGAAGCCTCTGCCACAGTGGACGTCAACACACAAGTGAAGGAGGAAGTCCTACCAGGGCCAGCTGTTACACCTCTGGAGAAGCATCAGGTGCCTGTGGCGTGGACAAATCAAACAGATGTGGAAGCAGACAGGGGCCCAGCAAAGCTGCCTATGGTGTGTCTAGAGGAAGCCCAGCCTCCTCCAGTTGGGGACTGTGAGATCACATCCTTAAATGCCTCAGCAGTGACAGATGTAAGAAAGAGCCAGTTTCCCACAGGAGGGGATGCTGGGACGGAATGGGCTGTGGCTGTTCTTGAGCAGGAGAGAGCTCCTGAGGCGGGGGCCCAGGGTGGGTCACCTGTGGCACTAGTGGAGCAGGGCCTTCTCCCTGTCTCAAGGGAAAACCTAACAGATCTGGTGGTGGACACAGGCACTCCAGGGGAACCCACCCAGCCACGGAGAGAGGGAGCCCAGACCcccaaagaagggaagagagaaccACGTATGGATGGGACCAAGGACTCTGCAGATGCCCGTGATG ATTCTGAAGATCTAGACCTACAGGCTACCCAGTGCTTTGTGGAGAAAGAGGGTCAGAGCCTGGAAG CAGTCCAGAGCACGGAGGATGAACCTACCCAGGCCTTCCTGTTAAGTCCACCCCAAGAGCCTGGCCCTTCCCGTTGCAGCTTCCAGGCCGAAG aaaaaaatgccATATTAAGTCAGACCTATGGAGCAACTAGTCTAGCATCGTTTTTAAAGAGGCTACCGAGAGAGCTTTTATATGAAG GTGCCCTGGATGAGCTGTGGGAGGTCTTGGCTACACAGCCATACTGTCCAAGAGAATCTGAGGCCTCTGAGACCCAGCCCATTGCCGCCCACCTTGAGGCCCATGGATCTTGCCCCTCACCACCTAGGGCAACACCAGGAGAACAACATCCAGAGAGCCCAGTTCATGCAGAGCCACTGGGGATTCAAGGAAGAGGGATGCAGACTGTGGAGAAAGACATGGGTACACCAGGAGAAACAGCAGACAGGGTGAACCCTGAGAGAGGACCATTGGAGAGGGCAACCAAGAAACCGCcaccagaaggagagagaaaagatgtgATGGGAGAGGAAGAATTAACTTGGGGGCTACGGGACAGTCAACAAAAACAGGTGTTAGCTAGAGACACTCAGAGACAAGAGTCTGACAAAAAGGTGACAAGTGCAAGTCCCGAAAGTGGTATGGAGAGTTTGAAGGTAGAAATTGAGACAGCCAGGGAAatacaagagaaagagagagaaaagcagactCTTGcaagagaaatatttgaaagagaagcagagaaattaGTACCAGGGAGAGTGTGTGAGGTAGGTGGGTTAGAGGTCAAGGTATCCAAAGTGATACAGGagagaggccctgaggcaggggagCCAGAGAGAGGGACCCAGGACCAGGAAGGGCAGGCCTCCAGTCCAACACCAGAGCctcgggtgggggctgggggccttCAGGCACTCGCTTCAGCTGTGGTAGCTTCTGGGAGCCAATCAGGTGGAGGAAGGGGCGTCCCAGTGAgtcccaggaggcaggagagag ACCACTTGAATTGCAAGATGCCACCTGCTGAGAAGGCTTCTAGG GGTGATCAGGAATCCCCAGAGGCGTGTCTGCCTCCTGCAGTGACTGAAGCCTCAGCCCCACTCCAAAACCCCCTCATGTCTCAGAGCCAAAAACATCCTACACCTCAGCCTCTGCCTTCCTTAGAGCTGCCCATTCCCAGGGCCAGGCAAAATGGGAGTCAGGGAGCCCCAGAGATTCCTCCCTCAGAGCTGGAGCCTCTGCATCCAAAACCCAAAGTCAGGCCCCGGGGGTCCTCCAGGATGTTACCCTCTCCAGTGTCTTCTATAGCCCCTGAGTCCCACCCTACCACCCCCACAGACCAGCCTGTCAGCCCTGAGCCCACATCTCGGGCCACTCGGAGCAGAACATACAGGTCTTCTGAAATGACCCCTGCACCAGTTGTCCCCACAGCACCTGAGCTGCAATCTTCCACCTCCAAAGACCAGCCTGTCACCGCTAAGCTCACATCTCGGGCCACTCGGGGAAGGACACATAGGTCCTCTGTCAAGTCCCCTGAACCAGTTGTCCCCACAGCCCCTGAGCTCCAGCCTTCCACCTCTAAAGACCAGCCTGTCACTCCTGAGCCCACATCTCGGGGCAGGACACATAGATCTTCTGTCAAGGCCCCTGAGCAAGTTGTCCCTACAGCTCCTGAGCTGCAACCTTCCACCTCCAAAGACCAGTCTGTCATCCCCACACCCACATCCCGGGCCACTCGGGGCAGGACACATAGGTCCTCTGTCAAGACCCCTGAACCAGTTGTCCCCACAGCCCCTGAGTTCCAGCCTCCTACCCCCACAGACCAACCTGTCACTCTTGAGCTCATATCTCGGGCCACTCGGGGCAGAACACACAGAGCCTCTGTGAAGACTCCTGAACCAGTTGTCCccacagctcctgagctgcagcctcCCACCTCCAAAGACCAGTCTGGCATCTTAACACCCACATCTCGGGCCACTCGGGGCAGAACACATAGGTTCTCTGTCAAGTCCCCTGAACCAATTGTCCCCATAGCCCCTGAGCTTCAGCCTTCTACCCCCACAGACCAATCTGTCGCTAGTGAGCCCACATCTGGCACCACTCAGGGCAGGACACATAGGTCTTCTGTCAAGACCCCTGAACTAGTTGTACCCACAGGTCCTGAGTTCCAGCCTTCCACTTCCATAAACCAACTTGTCACCCCCAAACCCACATCTCAGCCAAGGACACATAGGTCTTCTGTCAAGACCCCCGAACCAATTGTTCCCACAACCTCAGAGCTCCAGCCTTCCACCCCCACAGACCAACCTGTCACCCCCAAACCCACATCCCGGGCCACTCGGGGCAGAAAACATAGGTCTGTCAACACCTCTGAACCGATTGTCCCCACAGCCCCTGAGCTCCAGCCTTCCACCCCCACAGACAAACCTGTCACCCGCAAGCCCACATCTCGGGCCACTCGGGGCAGAACACATAGGTCTTCTGTCAAGACACCCGAACCAATTGTCCCCACAGCCCCTGAGCTCCAGCCTTCTACCCCCACAGACAAACCTGTCACCTGCAAACCCACATCTCGGGCCACTCGGGGCAGAAAACATAGGTCTTCTGTCAAGACCCCCAAACCAATTGTCCCCACAGCCTCACAGCTCCAGCCTTCCACCCCGACAGACCAATCTGTTACCCCTGAGTCCACAACTCAGGACATTCGGGGCAGAAAACATAGGTCCTCTGTCAAGACTCCCCAACCAATGGAACCCACAGCCCCTGGCCATGAACCTCCCAGCCATACAGACCAGCCTGTCACCCCTGAAGCCATAGCTCCGGCTAGTCAGAGCAGGACACTAAGGACTTCTATAATAAGTGCTGTGCCAGTTCCTACCACCCCTGAATTCCGGTCTCCTGTCCCCACAGACCAGCCTATTCCCCCTGAGACCATCCCTCAAGCCAATTGCAGCAGGAGGCCAAGGGCCACTAGGAAGCAGGGGTCCCCCACAGCTCCCATTGTCCATGAACCCTGCTCTGCACCCCCTGAACCTAACTCGAGGAACCAAAGACGAAGAGCAGTGAGAGCAGCTGAGTCCCTTACAACCATTCCTGAGCCTGCCTTTGCCCAGCTTCCTGAGGCGCCCACTCATGCTCCCCACATCGAAAAGGTAGAGGCAGCAGGTACATCTGGGTTCACCCCAGAGCCCCAGCGTAAGGCCTCTCAAAGCCACAAGAGGCCTTTAGCTACCCTGGATTTACCCCCACTTCAAAAACGGCTCCAAAGAGGGAAAGTCTCCCAGAAGACAGCGTTCctccaggaagaggaagatgatCCCACAGAGAGACCAGGGAAGAAAGAG GTTGTAGTGATGCCAGgaccaggcaagagaaagagagaccaagCAGAAGAAGAGGGAATACTGAGCCGCAGCCTCCGAAGAACCAAACCTAATCAAGAGTCCACAGCCCCcaaa GTGCTCTTCACAGGAGTGGTGGATGTTCGAGGAGAGCGGGCAGTACTGGCCCTGGGGGGAAGTCTGGCCAGCTCAGTGGCAGAGGCTTCCCACCTGGTGACTGATCGAATCCGCCGGACGGTCAAGTTCCTGTGTGCCCTGGGGCGGGGGATCCCCATCCTCTCCCTGGACTGGCTGCACCAG TCCCGCAAAGCTGGTTGCTTCTTGCCACCGGATGAATACGTGGTGACCGATCCTGAGCAGGAAGAGAACTTTGGCTTCAGCCTTCGGGATGCTCTGAGCCGAGCTCGGGAGCGAAGGCTGCTGGAG GGCTATGAGATTCATGTGACCCCTGGAGTCCAGCCACCTCCACTTCAGATGGGAGAGATCATCAGCTGCTGTGGAGGCACTGTCCTACCCAGCATGCCCCGGTCCTATAAG CCTCAGAGAGTTGTGATCACATGCTCCCAGGACTTCCCCCGATGCGCCATTCCATCTCGGGTCGGGCTGCCCATCCTCTCACCTGAGTTCCTGCTGACAGGAGTGCTGAAGCAGGAAGCCAAGCCAGAGGCCTTCGTCCTCTCCGCTTTGGAAATGTCATCCACCTGA